The Ignavibacteriales bacterium genome includes a region encoding these proteins:
- the gap gene encoding type I glyceraldehyde-3-phosphate dehydrogenase has product MAVNVGINGFGRIGRLVFNAMVEKGLLGKEINVIAVVDVSTNAKYFAYQLKYDSVHGRLNAEISTEKSKPELEEDDVLVVNGNKVRCVAATKDPSQLPWKELGVDFVIESTGLFTDSEKAKGHLAAGAKKVIISAPGKGDVKTLLMGVNDNEYDPAKHNIVSNASCTTNCLAPVVYVLLKEGIGIETGLMTTIHSYTATQKTVDGPSKKDWRGGRAAAINIIPSSTGAAKAVGEVLPATKGKLTGMSFRVPTADVSVVDLTFRATKDTSIEEIDGLLKKASETYLKGILGYSKEEVVSSDFIHDERSSIYDSLATLQNNLKGEKRFFKVVSWYDNEWGYSCRCVDLLLKMAK; this is encoded by the coding sequence ATGGCAGTCAATGTTGGAATTAATGGATTTGGAAGAATTGGCAGATTGGTTTTTAATGCCATGGTGGAGAAAGGTTTGTTAGGTAAAGAAATAAACGTTATTGCAGTAGTTGATGTTAGTACAAATGCAAAATATTTCGCGTATCAATTAAAATATGATTCTGTTCATGGCAGATTAAACGCAGAAATAAGTACAGAAAAAAGTAAACCTGAATTAGAAGAGGATGATGTTTTAGTTGTTAATGGAAATAAAGTTCGTTGCGTTGCGGCTACTAAAGATCCATCACAATTACCCTGGAAAGAATTAGGTGTTGATTTTGTTATTGAATCTACTGGATTATTTACAGATTCTGAAAAAGCAAAAGGGCACTTAGCTGCCGGTGCAAAGAAAGTTATTATTTCTGCTCCTGGTAAAGGCGATGTAAAAACTTTATTAATGGGTGTGAATGATAATGAGTATGATCCAGCAAAACATAATATAGTTTCTAATGCATCTTGTACAACAAACTGTTTGGCTCCTGTTGTTTACGTTCTGTTAAAAGAAGGGATTGGAATTGAAACAGGTTTGATGACAACTATACATTCTTATACAGCAACCCAAAAAACCGTTGATGGTCCTTCAAAGAAAGACTGGCGTGGTGGCAGAGCTGCTGCAATTAATATTATTCCTTCTTCAACCGGTGCAGCAAAAGCTGTTGGTGAAGTTTTACCAGCTACCAAAGGTAAGTTAACGGGAATGTCATTCCGCGTTCCTACAGCAGATGTTTCTGTTGTTGATTTAACTTTCCGCGCAACCAAGGATACTTCAATTGAAGAAATTGATGGCTTGCTGAAGAAAGCTTCTGAAACTTATTTAAAAGGAATTCTTGGTTACAGTAAAGAAGAAGTTGTATCATCTGATTTCATTCACGATGAACGTTCTTCTATTTATGATTCTTTAGCTACGTTGCAAAATAATTTAAAAGGTGAAAAACGCTTCTTTAAAGTAGTTTCCTGGTATGATAATGAATGGGGTTATTCTTGCCGATGTGTTGATCTATTGCTTAAAATGGCAAAATAA
- a CDS encoding phosphoglycerate kinase: MNKLSIDKIELKGKRVLVRVDFNVPLDENLKITDDIRITSSLPTIKKIISEGGKAILMSHLGRPKGGPNPKYSLKPTAIRLSELLGVEVKMAPDCIGDQVKAIVNLLKDGDVLILENVRFHPEEEKNDPEFAKKLAELGDVYINDAFGSAHRAHASTEGVTKYIKVCAAGYLMQKELDYLGKAISEPERPYVAILGGAKISGKIDVIQNLFPKVDTLIIGGGMAYTFYKAMGYEIGHSLLEAEKIDLAKEILEKAKTAKVNFLLPVDVVVAAEFKNDSPSSVVDIKNIPADQQGLDIGPKSIELFSKEVLKAKTVIWNGPMGVFEFDNFAKGTDAIAKALVEATSKGATTIIGGGDSAAAIKKAGLEDKVSHVSTGGGASLEFLEGKILPGVEALNNAD; encoded by the coding sequence ATGAACAAACTTTCGATTGATAAAATTGAACTTAAAGGTAAAAGAGTTTTGGTAAGAGTAGATTTTAATGTTCCTTTAGATGAAAACTTGAAGATTACTGATGATATTAGAATTACATCTTCACTTCCTACAATAAAAAAGATCATCTCGGAAGGTGGAAAAGCAATTTTAATGAGTCATCTCGGAAGACCAAAGGGTGGTCCTAATCCTAAATACAGTTTAAAACCAACAGCAATTAGATTATCTGAATTACTTGGTGTGGAAGTTAAAATGGCTCCTGACTGCATTGGCGATCAGGTGAAAGCGATTGTAAATTTGTTGAAAGATGGTGATGTTCTAATTTTAGAAAATGTAAGATTCCATCCTGAAGAAGAAAAAAATGATCCGGAGTTTGCAAAGAAGTTAGCTGAATTGGGAGATGTTTACATTAATGATGCATTTGGCAGTGCCCACCGTGCTCACGCTTCAACAGAAGGTGTAACTAAATACATTAAAGTATGCGCAGCAGGATATTTGATGCAGAAAGAATTGGATTATCTTGGTAAAGCTATCTCTGAACCAGAAAGACCATATGTAGCAATCCTTGGTGGTGCAAAAATTTCCGGTAAGATTGATGTTATTCAAAATCTTTTTCCAAAAGTTGATACTTTGATTATTGGTGGTGGAATGGCGTATACTTTCTATAAAGCAATGGGATATGAAATTGGGCATTCTCTTCTTGAAGCAGAAAAAATTGATTTGGCAAAAGAAATTTTAGAAAAAGCAAAAACCGCCAAAGTAAATTTCTTGTTGCCTGTTGATGTTGTTGTTGCTGCGGAATTTAAAAACGATTCTCCTTCTTCTGTAGTTGATATTAAAAATATTCCTGCTGATCAACAAGGATTAGACATTGGTCCAAAATCAATTGAACTTTTTAGCAAAGAAGTTCTAAAAGCAAAAACTGTTATTTGGAATGGTCCGATGGGTGTTTTTGAATTTGATAATTTTGCAAAAGGAACAGATGCAATTGCTAAGGCTTTAGTTGAAGCTACATCAAAAGGAGCTACCACCATAATTGGTGGTGGTGATTCTGCTGCAGCTATTAAAAAAGCTGGTTTGGAAGATAAAGTTTCTCACGTATCAACCGGTGGTGGTGCTTCGTTAGAATTTTTAGAAGGAAAAATTCTTCCTGGAGTTGAAGCTCTTAATAATGCGGATTGA
- a CDS encoding rhomboid family intramembrane serine protease, translating to MYNERDYYRPTGLGGFSVFPPVIKNLLIINAIVYLINNLILANLSVSGIPAEVIITRYFALIPISGLPIGYNPLTGEVLTALFYPWQLVTYQFLHANFSHILFNMIALWMFGMEIENLWGSKKFLIYYLLCGIGGAIVQLLVQLITGSGMAQTVGASGAIFGVMIAFAMMFPDRYIYIYFLIPVKAKYLIAILVVFEFMSAGQPSLVAHVVHLGGAVVGFLFILFDKNNQFSFGKMMNSFKKSTYGSPKSNGFRKRFSPNAKVEDADFYEINGQKKENIHVTQEEIDKILDKISQSGYQNLTEHEKKILFEASKKS from the coding sequence ATGTATAATGAGCGAGATTATTATCGTCCGACAGGTTTAGGTGGGTTCAGTGTGTTTCCTCCGGTAATTAAAAATCTTTTAATAATTAATGCAATAGTTTATTTGATAAACAATCTCATACTTGCAAACCTAAGTGTTAGCGGCATTCCTGCTGAAGTAATAATTACCCGCTACTTTGCACTCATTCCTATTTCCGGATTACCTATTGGGTACAATCCACTTACCGGAGAAGTGCTTACTGCATTATTCTATCCCTGGCAATTAGTTACTTATCAATTTCTTCATGCTAATTTCTCTCATATTCTTTTTAATATGATCGCACTCTGGATGTTCGGAATGGAAATAGAAAATTTGTGGGGTTCTAAAAAGTTTTTAATTTATTATCTGCTTTGTGGAATTGGTGGTGCAATTGTTCAATTACTTGTTCAACTTATAACTGGTTCAGGTATGGCGCAAACTGTAGGTGCTTCAGGAGCAATATTTGGAGTTATGATTGCCTTTGCCATGATGTTTCCTGATAGATACATTTATATTTACTTCCTCATTCCTGTAAAAGCAAAATACCTAATTGCAATTCTTGTTGTGTTTGAATTTATGTCTGCCGGGCAGCCAAGTCTTGTTGCCCATGTTGTTCATTTGGGTGGTGCAGTTGTTGGATTTCTGTTTATCTTATTCGATAAAAATAATCAGTTTAGTTTTGGTAAGATGATGAATTCATTTAAAAAATCTACTTACGGTTCACCAAAATCAAACGGGTTCAGGAAAAGATTTTCGCCTAACGCTAAAGTGGAAGACGCTGATTTTTATGAAATCAACGGTCAGAAAAAAGAAAACATTCATGTTACTCAGGAAGAAATTGATAAAATTTTGGATAAGATTAGCCAGAGTGGTTACCAGAATTTAACTGAACACGAAAAGAAAATTCTTTTTGAGGCAAGCAAAAAATCCTGA
- a CDS encoding DUF4296 domain-containing protein, with protein sequence MKSLISILLFSSFLFLTCSDEKVIMDEEKFASIYVDLLINQEKNRGDTSKVKLEQNKIFTKYQVNRKQYEATLEYYHKDPERWRDFFVKVNNYYNRIDKGSKSK encoded by the coding sequence ATGAAGAGCTTAATTTCTATTTTACTATTTTCATCTTTTTTATTTCTTACCTGCTCTGATGAAAAAGTAATTATGGATGAAGAAAAATTTGCATCGATTTATGTAGACCTGTTAATAAATCAAGAAAAGAACAGGGGAGATACTTCTAAAGTAAAATTAGAGCAGAACAAAATTTTTACGAAATATCAAGTGAACAGGAAACAGTATGAAGCTACACTTGAGTATTATCATAAAGATCCTGAACGCTGGAGAGATTTTTTTGTAAAAGTGAATAATTATTACAACAGGATTGATAAAGGATCTAAATCAAAGTAG
- a CDS encoding RecQ family ATP-dependent DNA helicase, with protein MTPKEALKKYFGHEVFRFGQEEIIDDILVGKNCIVILPTGGGKSLCYQIPAIMTENVSIVVSPLIALMKDQVDSLNKNEKLAGFINSTMGFREAEEVFNSINRKEIKLLYLAPERLENLSFAERIKNLSPSFLFIDEAHCISEWGHNFRPSYRKIKEFADFIGIKTISAFTATATPEVIDDIAAQLALINPKIFIKGFERENLTVKVIRIKKKREKCIEIINQHGTPAIIYASSRKRTEEVTEFLNLYGLEAAYYHAGLAPEERKHIQEFFLEDKIKIIVATTAFGMGIDKKDIRLVIHYNMPASIENYYQEIGRAGRDGFESYAYLLYEERDKDIHNYFISSSNPTKEIVKEIYNAICDFGKIAVGNKSEEEIPVKQEYISQYLKKNISKGLLESSIKILEEAGYVKSVSELEKKYTIQFNLDQSKLKQFLKTTENFLVKDVILLLIREYGSTILNSKAQISLTNLAHKFETSEEYLDDILSQLYNSGIIDYSKPILNRSVRLNSPRVSDRFLNLDYNKVIKGYEHALKKLDSVTEFVYSNDCRMKFIINYFGEAEKEYRCNKCDNCAEKISFPKGDLEYLSEIFIRTIAEAKGEIQEKRLLNILLGMIGKEYSTYGSCINYSEDELKNVLEELVSKRIIIKNVVGKKITIGNKGKELLDKIGIQLLPKEENIFDYEENLELFNKLKEVRNKAAEKFLQTNYLICPDEILRNVAEVKPTSTQQILSIKGFNHRMFNKVGNDFLELVKEHLDEKGGNNKQEEKIPSNISETYNLVIKGYNLAAIASLRKLSEAVVSMQIETILEYFPQTDIQNLFSKNIIESINLELKKGFVDLKDLKSRFPEDIGYPQIRIVLAKNKATLI; from the coding sequence ATGACACCTAAAGAAGCGCTAAAAAAATATTTTGGTCACGAAGTTTTTCGATTTGGTCAGGAAGAAATTATTGATGACATCCTGGTGGGAAAAAACTGTATTGTAATTCTTCCAACTGGAGGCGGCAAATCTTTGTGCTACCAAATACCAGCAATTATGACAGAAAATGTTTCAATCGTGGTCTCTCCGCTTATCGCTTTAATGAAAGATCAGGTTGATTCACTTAACAAAAATGAAAAACTGGCGGGGTTCATTAATAGCACCATGGGATTTAGAGAAGCCGAGGAAGTTTTTAACAGCATCAATCGTAAAGAAATTAAATTGCTGTACCTTGCACCGGAACGATTGGAAAATTTATCATTCGCAGAAAGAATAAAAAATCTTTCTCCATCATTTCTATTTATAGATGAAGCTCATTGTATAAGCGAATGGGGACATAATTTTAGACCAAGCTACAGAAAAATAAAAGAGTTTGCGGATTTTATTGGTATAAAAACAATTTCCGCTTTTACTGCAACTGCAACTCCGGAAGTTATAGATGATATAGCTGCCCAACTTGCTCTTATAAATCCCAAGATTTTTATAAAAGGTTTTGAACGAGAAAATCTTACAGTAAAAGTTATAAGGATAAAAAAGAAAAGAGAAAAGTGTATAGAGATAATTAATCAACATGGAACGCCGGCTATTATTTATGCTTCTTCCAGGAAAAGGACAGAAGAGGTAACTGAGTTTTTAAATCTGTATGGTTTGGAAGCCGCCTATTATCATGCGGGATTAGCACCCGAAGAGAGAAAGCATATCCAGGAATTTTTTCTTGAAGATAAAATAAAAATTATTGTTGCTACTACAGCATTTGGGATGGGGATTGACAAGAAAGACATCCGGCTTGTTATTCATTACAACATGCCAGCTTCCATAGAAAATTACTACCAGGAAATTGGAAGAGCTGGAAGAGATGGTTTTGAATCTTACGCTTACCTGTTATACGAAGAGAGAGATAAAGATATTCATAATTATTTTATCTCAAGTTCAAATCCAACCAAAGAAATTGTTAAAGAAATTTATAATGCAATATGCGATTTTGGTAAAATTGCAGTTGGAAATAAAAGCGAAGAAGAAATTCCGGTTAAACAGGAATACATTTCCCAGTATCTTAAAAAAAATATTTCTAAAGGATTGCTTGAATCATCAATTAAAATTCTTGAAGAAGCGGGTTATGTTAAATCTGTCTCGGAACTGGAGAAAAAATACACGATTCAGTTTAATCTCGATCAAAGCAAGTTAAAACAATTTTTAAAAACAACAGAGAATTTTTTAGTAAAAGATGTAATCCTTTTATTAATCCGGGAGTATGGCAGCACAATATTAAATTCAAAAGCACAAATTTCATTAACAAATCTTGCGCATAAGTTTGAAACATCCGAAGAATACCTGGATGATATTCTTTCACAACTTTATAACTCCGGAATAATTGATTACTCGAAACCAATTCTGAATAGAAGCGTTCGATTGAACAGTCCAAGAGTAAGTGATAGATTCCTAAACCTTGATTACAACAAAGTAATTAAAGGTTATGAACATGCATTAAAAAAACTTGATTCAGTTACAGAGTTTGTCTATTCCAATGATTGCAGAATGAAATTTATCATCAATTATTTTGGAGAAGCAGAAAAAGAATATCGTTGCAACAAGTGCGATAATTGCGCAGAAAAAATAAGTTTTCCCAAGGGTGATTTGGAATATCTTTCAGAAATTTTCATACGAACAATTGCTGAAGCTAAGGGAGAAATTCAGGAAAAAAGATTACTAAATATTTTACTTGGAATGATAGGGAAAGAATATTCCACTTACGGAAGCTGCATTAATTATTCTGAAGATGAATTGAAAAATGTGCTGGAAGAATTAGTTTCAAAAAGAATAATTATTAAAAATGTTGTTGGCAAAAAGATAACCATTGGAAATAAAGGCAAAGAACTCTTGGATAAAATTGGAATACAATTATTGCCTAAGGAAGAAAATATTTTTGATTATGAGGAAAATCTTGAATTATTTAACAAATTGAAAGAAGTACGAAATAAGGCAGCCGAAAAGTTTTTGCAAACAAATTATTTGATTTGCCCAGATGAAATTTTAAGAAATGTAGCGGAAGTTAAACCAACATCCACACAACAGATTTTGAGTATAAAAGGATTTAACCATAGAATGTTTAATAAAGTTGGAAATGATTTTCTTGAATTGGTTAAAGAACACCTGGATGAAAAAGGCGGAAACAATAAGCAAGAAGAAAAAATACCTTCAAACATTTCCGAAACTTATAATCTGGTTATTAAAGGATACAATCTTGCGGCAATTGCATCTTTGCGTAAACTTTCTGAAGCAGTTGTATCAATGCAGATAGAAACCATTTTAGAATATTTTCCACAAACAGATATTCAGAATTTGTTCAGCAAAAATATTATTGAATCTATCAATTTGGAATTAAAGAAAGGATTTGTTGATCTCAAAGATTTGAAAAGTCGTTTTCCGGAAGATATAGGCTACCCGCAAATACGGATTGTCCTGGCAAAAAATAAAGCTACTTTGATTTAG
- a CDS encoding ABC transporter ATP-binding protein: MITVQTDNLTKIYYSSFKRKNVQALSSLNLTVDSGMIFGFLGPNGAGKTTLVKILLGITHPTSGSAKILGEDIKNYKVKKRIGYLPENHRYPFYLTGEGVLKFFGKLSGVDDKNLNKKVDQLLDLVNLGKWKKTKIKNYSKGMMQRLGLAQAVINDPELIFLDEPTDGVDPIGRKEIRDLLLDLKSQGKTIFLNSHLLSEVELITDRVAILNKGILLREGTVKELTEKKEEYQFSIDGENRESDLQKYSSEFSFSNFKDGSFVVKVGNINELNVFIDYLRRDGKSIKAVIPQKETLEEMFIALINETEGKKK, encoded by the coding sequence ATGATTACAGTTCAGACCGATAATCTTACCAAAATTTATTACTCCAGTTTTAAAAGAAAAAATGTACAGGCGCTTTCCAGTCTAAACTTAACAGTTGATTCTGGTATGATCTTCGGATTTTTAGGACCGAATGGCGCTGGAAAAACTACTTTAGTAAAAATTTTGCTGGGAATTACTCATCCAACATCAGGATCGGCAAAAATTTTAGGTGAGGATATTAAGAATTACAAAGTAAAAAAGAGAATTGGTTATCTACCTGAAAATCACCGCTACCCTTTTTATCTAACAGGCGAAGGTGTTTTAAAATTCTTTGGAAAGCTAAGTGGAGTTGATGACAAAAATTTGAATAAGAAGGTAGATCAATTACTGGATTTAGTTAATCTTGGAAAGTGGAAAAAAACTAAAATTAAAAATTATTCAAAAGGAATGATGCAAAGGCTGGGATTGGCTCAAGCTGTTATAAATGATCCCGAATTGATTTTTCTTGATGAACCAACGGATGGAGTTGATCCGATTGGACGAAAAGAAATCCGTGATTTGCTTCTTGATTTGAAGAGCCAGGGAAAAACAATTTTTCTTAACAGCCATTTACTTTCAGAAGTTGAATTAATTACGGATCGGGTTGCAATATTAAACAAAGGAATTCTTCTTAGAGAAGGAACAGTTAAAGAACTAACCGAGAAAAAGGAAGAATATCAATTTTCAATTGATGGAGAAAATCGGGAATCAGATTTACAAAAATATTCATCTGAATTTTCCTTTTCTAATTTTAAGGATGGATCGTTTGTAGTAAAAGTTGGAAACATAAATGAGCTGAATGTTTTTATTGATTACCTTCGCAGGGATGGTAAAAGTATTAAAGCAGTAATTCCTCAAAAAGAAACTCTTGAAGAAATGTTTA